A single Struthio camelus isolate bStrCam1 chromosome 6, bStrCam1.hap1, whole genome shotgun sequence DNA region contains:
- the RAB17 gene encoding LOW QUALITY PROTEIN: ras-related protein Rab-17 (The sequence of the model RefSeq protein was modified relative to this genomic sequence to represent the inferred CDS: deleted 1 base in 1 codon) has translation MAFRTQRATPKVVPDTSLGSIHPTYIYKVVLLGRMSVGKSSLTYCYMKNGFKESLPTMGCSFLTQTLCLEATTIKFEILDTVGQKYHSVCHLYYWGARAALLVYNISRKETLAGAKLEEEFLPDEITRALVDNKMDLVAE, from the exons ATGGCCTTTAG GACACAGAGAGCAACACCCAAAGTGGTGCCTGACACCTCCCTGGGCAGCATTCACCCCACCTACATCTACAAGGTGGTCCTCCTGGGGAGGATGTCGGTGGGGAAGTCGAGCCTTACCTATTGCTACATGAAAAATGGCTTCAAGGAATCGCTGCCCACCATGGGAT GTTCATTCCTCACCCAGACGCTCTGCCTAGAGGCCACCACCATCAAGTTTGAGATCTTGGACACGGTGGGCCAGAAGTAC CACAGCGTCTGCCACCTCTACTATTGGGGCGCTCGTGCCGCCCTCCTCGTGTACAACATCTCTAGGAAG GAAACACTGGCTGGGGCCAAGCTGGAGGAGGAGTTCCTCCCTGACGAGATCACGAGAGCCTTGGTGGACAACAAGATGGATCTCGTGGCAGAGTGA
- the PRLH gene encoding prolactin-releasing peptide: MKLVAACLVCLLLACLALPAAGRLREHAMEIRNPDIDPSWYTGRGIRPVGRFGRRRALGQSALAAGYGLRPGCFPPPWHPAPAPREEPRA, translated from the exons ATGAAGCTGGTGGCCGCCTGCCTCGTGTGCCTGCTGCTCGCCTGCctggccctgcccgccgccggccgcctgcgGGAGCACGCCATGGAAATCAGGA ATCCGGACATCGACCCTTCCTGGTACACGGGCCGCGGGATCAGGCCGGTGGGGCGGTTCGGGAGGCGGCGAGCCCTCGGCCAAAGCGCCCTGGCAGCGGGTTACGGCCTGCGGCCAGGTTGCTTCCCGCCGCCCTGgcaccccgcgccggccccgcgagAGGAGCCGAGAGCCTGA